In Sphingobacterium sp. PCS056, the following proteins share a genomic window:
- a CDS encoding SusC/RagA family TonB-linked outer membrane protein — MRSSFKIEFEHVLKKYLLLVVISIYSTVQLYAQTTLSGRVHDEKGSPVEGVTIQVKGKSAVTKTNAEGNFTITGAPVDLLVVSSVGYESQEIAVRSQTRFNIILVPKIDVMDEVVVVGYGTMKKKDLTGAIASIGEKELKAMPVKDALQAMQGKVAGVDITSNQRPGTTGSIQIRGVRSLSANQSPLYVVDGMVLQASGIDNINPSDIESIDVLKDASSTAVYGARGANGVVLVTTKQGKKGRLTLNYAGTATLEKMYDVTEYMNAAEWLDYARLAKNKTTTPDYSKDFSLWGSVAASWQNIAKGWTNNNTVWNPDLVGNYDWADAGRKNALSTEHTLSIAGGGENSRGYGSFGYLKQDATQPGQKFDRYTSKVSFEATPTKWFTMGASINTFFSDQDYGYNFSKSVTGAGDYYSALRGMLPWTVPYDENGKYLRNPAAGDINIINPINELEYNTNQRQTFGANGSFFGQLDLGQIYAPLKGLRYRMQFGPEFRYYRLGLANAADGINGDGNNAVTYSTNRNLAWTLDNLIYYDRDFGTDHHLGVTLLQSSTARNTENSNMKATDVYSAEELWYNISSGGFIGSYGTGLSEEQMNSYMARLNYSYKDRYMLSAFVRWDGASVLAPGHQWQSFPSVAASWRIDQEQFMKDVSFVNTLKVRLGIGVVGNSAIGPYQTKGLLTQNFYNWSSTNSTPGYIASDPSAANPQKMANPELGWERTTQYNLGLDYGFFQNRISGAFDIYKTKTNDLLQVMSIPSILGYTTTFANVGKTEGWGIDLQVNTVNIKKENFQWMTSITWSKDKNKVVELANGRSEDLNNNWIVGQEISVPYDLVYDGIWKTDQEEEAKKYGAKPGQIRVKDLSGPDGVPDGKIDRNYDRQVLGSYRPKWSGGISNTFNYKNFELSFFIYSRWGQTINAGAETLGGRFMMRKLDYFIPQINEDAEYYQPGINGEAADPNNSSMNYRDGSFVKLRNISFGYNFPAEKLKKLGISNFKVYGQVMNPAMLYSKIDFLDPDLSTYNNNTVQAGSAITTRGAVIGVNIGF; from the coding sequence ATGAGAAGCAGTTTCAAAATTGAGTTTGAACATGTTTTAAAAAAGTACTTGTTGCTGGTCGTGATATCCATCTACAGTACTGTTCAATTGTATGCTCAAACAACATTAAGCGGAAGAGTCCATGATGAGAAAGGATCACCCGTTGAAGGAGTTACCATTCAGGTAAAAGGAAAATCCGCTGTAACAAAAACAAATGCTGAAGGAAATTTTACGATCACAGGCGCACCTGTAGATCTATTGGTGGTTTCAAGCGTGGGTTATGAGTCACAAGAAATAGCTGTGAGAAGTCAAACACGATTTAACATTATTTTAGTACCTAAAATTGATGTCATGGATGAGGTGGTTGTCGTCGGCTATGGAACCATGAAAAAAAAGGATCTAACTGGAGCTATTGCGAGTATTGGGGAAAAAGAATTAAAGGCAATGCCTGTAAAAGATGCTTTACAAGCCATGCAGGGTAAAGTGGCAGGTGTTGATATTACTTCTAATCAAAGACCTGGCACAACTGGTAGTATTCAAATCCGAGGTGTTCGTTCATTAAGTGCAAATCAAAGTCCATTATATGTGGTGGATGGTATGGTGTTGCAGGCAAGTGGTATTGACAATATCAACCCAAGCGATATTGAATCCATTGATGTCTTAAAGGATGCCTCTTCAACAGCGGTATATGGAGCTCGTGGTGCGAATGGTGTGGTGCTAGTGACGACAAAACAAGGAAAAAAAGGCAGACTGACATTAAACTATGCAGGAACGGCTACTTTGGAAAAAATGTATGATGTCACCGAGTATATGAATGCAGCAGAATGGTTAGATTATGCACGTTTGGCAAAAAACAAAACGACGACTCCTGATTATAGCAAGGATTTTTCTTTATGGGGTTCTGTCGCGGCCTCATGGCAAAATATTGCCAAAGGATGGACCAATAATAATACGGTATGGAATCCGGACCTCGTTGGAAACTACGATTGGGCTGATGCGGGTAGAAAAAATGCCTTGTCCACAGAACATACGTTAAGTATTGCTGGTGGTGGAGAAAATTCTAGGGGTTATGGATCTTTTGGTTATTTGAAACAGGATGCCACTCAGCCGGGACAAAAATTTGATCGGTATACGTCTAAAGTAAGTTTTGAAGCGACTCCGACCAAGTGGTTTACGATGGGCGCATCCATCAATACATTTTTCTCTGATCAAGATTATGGGTATAACTTTTCAAAATCTGTGACAGGAGCGGGGGACTACTACAGTGCTCTACGTGGCATGTTACCTTGGACAGTACCCTATGATGAGAATGGTAAATATCTGCGTAATCCTGCTGCAGGTGATATTAATATCATTAATCCAATTAACGAATTAGAATATAATACTAATCAGCGACAAACTTTTGGAGCTAATGGAAGTTTCTTCGGTCAACTTGATCTCGGTCAGATCTATGCTCCATTAAAAGGATTACGCTACAGGATGCAATTTGGTCCCGAGTTTCGCTATTATCGTCTTGGTTTGGCCAATGCTGCAGATGGAATAAACGGTGATGGCAATAATGCGGTTACTTATTCTACTAACCGGAATCTGGCTTGGACATTAGATAATTTAATTTATTATGACCGTGATTTTGGAACGGATCATCACTTGGGCGTTACTTTATTGCAATCCTCCACGGCTCGCAATACTGAAAATTCAAATATGAAAGCTACAGATGTATATAGTGCAGAAGAATTGTGGTACAATATATCTTCTGGAGGTTTTATTGGGTCATATGGTACTGGCTTATCGGAAGAGCAGATGAATTCTTATATGGCTCGTCTGAATTATTCTTATAAAGACCGCTATATGTTAAGCGCATTTGTTCGTTGGGATGGCGCATCTGTCTTGGCTCCAGGCCATCAGTGGCAATCCTTTCCTTCAGTTGCAGCTTCATGGCGTATCGATCAAGAGCAGTTTATGAAGGATGTCTCTTTTGTCAACACGTTAAAAGTACGTTTGGGAATTGGTGTTGTGGGAAACTCCGCAATAGGTCCTTACCAGACAAAAGGTTTATTAACTCAGAATTTTTATAATTGGAGTTCGACAAACTCTACCCCAGGATATATTGCTTCGGATCCATCAGCAGCTAATCCTCAGAAAATGGCGAATCCAGAGCTAGGATGGGAGCGTACCACACAATATAATCTAGGCTTAGATTATGGTTTCTTCCAAAATCGGATTAGTGGAGCATTTGACATCTATAAGACAAAAACAAACGATTTATTGCAAGTCATGAGTATACCTTCCATTTTGGGATATACGACAACTTTTGCGAATGTTGGTAAAACTGAGGGTTGGGGTATCGATCTACAGGTTAATACGGTGAATATTAAAAAAGAAAATTTTCAATGGATGACATCGATTACCTGGTCCAAGGATAAAAACAAAGTGGTGGAATTGGCCAATGGAAGAAGCGAAGATCTTAATAATAATTGGATCGTGGGACAAGAGATTTCAGTACCCTATGATCTCGTATATGATGGGATTTGGAAGACGGATCAAGAGGAAGAGGCTAAAAAGTATGGTGCAAAACCGGGACAAATTCGGGTGAAGGATCTAAGTGGCCCAGATGGTGTGCCAGATGGTAAAATCGATCGTAATTATGATCGTCAGGTTTTAGGATCTTATCGTCCCAAATGGTCTGGTGGAATCTCCAATACCTTCAATTACAAAAACTTTGAATTGTCATTCTTTATTTATTCACGTTGGGGGCAGACCATCAACGCAGGAGCAGAAACATTGGGAGGACGTTTCATGATGCGAAAACTCGATTATTTTATTCCTCAAATCAATGAAGATGCTGAATATTATCAACCCGGTATCAATGGTGAGGCTGCAGATCCGAACAATTCGTCCATGAACTACCGCGATGGCTCATTTGTCAAATTGAGAAATATAAGTTTTGGTTATAATTTCCCAGCTGAAAAATTGAAAAAATTAGGGATCAGTAATTTTAAGGTGTATGGTCAAGTGATGAATCCAGCCATGTTATATTCAAAAATTGATTTTTTAGATCCTGATTTATCGACGTACAATAACAATACGGTGCAGGCTGGATCTGCTATTACCACAAGAGGAGCAGTAATAGGTGTTAATATTGGCTTCTGA
- a CDS encoding RagB/SusD family nutrient uptake outer membrane protein has translation MKNYKILLASLLGAAGLFVLNSCSKKFLNEEQITIPDTDYFKTEKGLDDLSIGVYSKLKFKFNYTWAMGLFNLGVDEFTDANNPSPSFNSYSMDLNPAESTYGGSNIAPVFDNMYSGIESANTLIQNVPLYYDKSSSNYNTRLGEGYFMRGYFYLQLLVQFGAVPLKLTPSQGVQTFFKRATEEECFLQIVSDLKQAYDLLPPSATEFGRVTKWAAAHYLSKAQLTRASELYAGWNASFVAADLDAVIKYSSEVVNAHPLVDDYVKLWDYQRANGANEKVSEVVLSAQFSDDQATWGRYGNQMHLYYPAVYQDLAGTSRDISGGREFSYARATNYTMDVFDRVNDSRFWKSFITMYGSNNTNGAPSWNANNAALGPAGTVAGTKRFKGGELAIKYIVNNAGDGRYKAVASDATGVLKNGVMQNTHTFVRYFEGQPQAWVGVHGNNGYFGVQSRSVALSKFRDGYRINIASQFGTRDAIMARSAEDVLMVAEAYIRKEDYANAIQWINKLRARAGYKAGEDRAKNVDGGQAYKNNSYAVGKGGGFSADGAIYWERNSYYESNNDMAVSTSETASNLLINSVNDIYNSVVDKPIYEKIGATSNAQKMMSFLLNERTRELCGELYRWEDLARTKTLESRWKAFNDGFVRGNTAFNPSTHYYRPIPQSFLDAITNESGAALSPAEKQAMQNPGY, from the coding sequence ATGAAAAATTATAAGATATTACTTGCTTCCCTGTTGGGAGCTGCTGGATTATTCGTTTTGAATAGCTGCAGTAAGAAATTTCTGAATGAAGAACAGATCACTATTCCAGATACGGATTATTTTAAGACCGAAAAAGGACTTGATGATTTGTCCATTGGTGTTTATTCTAAACTGAAGTTTAAGTTTAATTATACATGGGCTATGGGACTTTTTAATTTGGGTGTTGACGAATTTACAGATGCCAACAATCCCTCGCCAAGTTTCAATAGTTATAGTATGGATCTGAATCCTGCGGAATCAACTTATGGAGGAAGTAATATTGCTCCTGTCTTTGACAATATGTACAGTGGCATTGAATCTGCCAATACGTTGATTCAAAATGTTCCACTTTATTACGATAAGTCCAGTTCTAACTATAATACGCGTTTGGGAGAAGGTTATTTTATGCGTGGTTATTTTTATTTACAATTGCTTGTACAGTTTGGTGCTGTTCCGTTAAAATTGACACCATCTCAGGGAGTTCAAACTTTTTTCAAACGTGCTACAGAAGAAGAGTGTTTTTTACAAATTGTTTCAGATTTGAAACAAGCGTATGATTTACTACCGCCATCTGCGACTGAATTTGGTCGTGTGACCAAATGGGCTGCGGCGCATTACTTATCAAAAGCACAATTAACACGTGCTAGCGAATTATATGCGGGTTGGAATGCTTCATTTGTTGCTGCTGATTTGGATGCGGTTATCAAGTACAGTTCAGAGGTGGTTAATGCACATCCTTTAGTAGATGATTATGTCAAACTTTGGGATTATCAGAGGGCAAATGGCGCCAATGAGAAAGTTTCAGAGGTGGTGTTGTCTGCACAGTTTTCGGACGATCAGGCGACTTGGGGTCGATATGGTAATCAAATGCATCTGTACTATCCTGCTGTTTATCAGGATTTAGCTGGGACATCTCGTGATATATCTGGTGGACGTGAGTTTTCTTATGCCCGAGCTACAAACTACACCATGGATGTATTTGACCGTGTAAACGATTCGCGTTTTTGGAAATCGTTTATCACCATGTATGGTAGTAACAACACCAATGGAGCTCCATCGTGGAACGCTAATAATGCCGCTTTAGGTCCAGCAGGAACTGTGGCAGGAACTAAAAGATTTAAAGGTGGAGAATTGGCGATTAAATATATTGTCAATAACGCAGGGGATGGGCGTTATAAGGCTGTTGCTAGTGATGCAACAGGAGTATTAAAAAATGGTGTGATGCAAAATACGCATACTTTTGTTCGCTATTTTGAGGGGCAGCCTCAGGCATGGGTAGGTGTTCATGGTAATAATGGGTATTTTGGGGTGCAGTCCAGATCGGTCGCCTTATCTAAATTTAGAGATGGCTATCGGATAAATATTGCATCACAATTTGGAACCCGTGATGCGATCATGGCGCGCTCGGCAGAAGATGTATTGATGGTGGCTGAAGCTTATATCCGTAAAGAGGATTATGCTAATGCAATCCAATGGATAAATAAACTTCGAGCTCGAGCTGGCTATAAAGCTGGTGAAGATCGTGCGAAAAATGTAGATGGTGGACAAGCATACAAAAATAATTCATATGCAGTTGGAAAAGGAGGTGGTTTTTCTGCTGATGGAGCAATTTATTGGGAGAGAAACTCCTATTATGAATCGAATAATGATATGGCTGTATCAACAAGTGAAACAGCTTCTAACCTATTGATTAATTCGGTGAATGATATTTATAATTCTGTTGTTGATAAGCCTATATATGAAAAGATTGGAGCGACCTCCAATGCACAAAAAATGATGAGTTTTTTACTCAATGAACGCACGCGTGAGCTTTGTGGTGAACTTTATCGTTGGGAGGATCTGGCTCGTACCAAAACATTGGAATCTCGATGGAAAGCATTTAACGACGGTTTTGTGAGAGGCAATACGGCTTTCAATCCTAGTACCCATTACTATAGACCTATTCCGCAATCATTTTTGGATGCAATTACCAATGAGTCAGGAGCTGCACTTTCACCTGCTGAAAAACAAGCTATGCAAAACCCTGGATATTAA
- a CDS encoding GntR family transcriptional regulator: MTNSTSQFLKTLEISDFSATPKYLQLANTIIDAVKNEVLKKHEMLPSINECSAYLEISRDTVEKAYRYLKKNEIIASNPGKGYYVNKIDVQSKCKIALFLNKLSVHKKIVYDSFARELGDFANLDLFVYNSDLSYLKNLLANLTKTYDYYVLFPHFKEGRDKAPEIIRRIPTDKLMLLGKFIDDVPGDFPAVYENYEQDIYLALEEANEALSKYKMLKLVFPDYSDFPKAIIKGFYKFCQQYAFEHELVSELNKEKITVGTCYINIIEDDLVKLLNKVLQKKLIIGEDVGIISYNETPLKKFILNGITTISTDFEMMGRMAADLIKNKSKERVEVPFHIKIRASI, encoded by the coding sequence ATGACCAATTCAACCTCTCAATTTTTAAAGACACTTGAAATTAGTGATTTTTCAGCTACTCCCAAATATCTACAACTTGCGAATACCATCATTGATGCGGTAAAGAATGAGGTACTCAAGAAGCATGAAATGCTACCATCCATCAATGAATGTAGTGCTTATCTTGAAATATCTAGAGATACGGTTGAAAAAGCGTATCGCTATTTAAAAAAGAATGAAATTATTGCATCTAATCCTGGGAAAGGATATTATGTCAATAAAATTGATGTTCAATCCAAATGTAAAATTGCATTATTCTTAAACAAACTCAGTGTTCATAAAAAAATAGTTTATGATTCATTTGCCAGAGAGCTTGGCGACTTCGCCAATTTGGATTTGTTTGTGTACAATTCAGACCTTTCGTATTTGAAGAATTTGTTAGCAAATCTGACTAAGACCTATGACTATTATGTGCTTTTTCCACATTTTAAAGAAGGACGAGATAAAGCTCCAGAAATTATCCGTCGGATTCCAACGGATAAATTGATGTTATTAGGGAAATTTATCGATGATGTCCCTGGAGACTTTCCCGCTGTTTACGAAAATTATGAGCAAGATATTTACCTAGCATTGGAAGAGGCGAATGAAGCCTTGAGTAAATATAAGATGCTGAAATTGGTATTCCCGGATTATAGTGATTTTCCAAAAGCCATTATAAAAGGTTTCTATAAATTTTGCCAGCAATATGCTTTTGAACATGAATTGGTATCCGAACTCAATAAAGAAAAAATAACAGTGGGTACCTGTTACATCAATATCATTGAAGATGACTTGGTCAAATTACTGAATAAAGTATTACAAAAAAAGCTCATCATTGGCGAAGATGTAGGTATCATTTCCTATAATGAAACTCCGCTAAAGAAATTTATATTAAATGGTATCACGACAATATCTACGGATTTTGAAATGATGGGAAGAATGGCGGCAGATCTGATTAAGAATAAATCAAAGGAAAGGGTGGAAGTACCTTTTCATATTAAAATAAGGGCATCTATCTAA
- a CDS encoding DUF4136 domain-containing protein — protein sequence MKKIIYFLFASLILASCASYQYNTMRDEKIDFSQYRTYGWLPPVDSLSKSYFDNDIARTNILDASNSELNAKGLTYSKDNPDLLFRYITIVNNKSRLVYGTSYAWGGPWNWYRPWFSPYYGYASYPVAKERYRYAHLIVEAVDRKTNKVVWQARGSGEVNSPEKATTNIAKVVKGIFKQYPTSSKK from the coding sequence ATGAAAAAAATAATTTATTTCTTATTTGCAAGTCTAATTCTTGCTTCTTGCGCCTCTTATCAATACAATACGATGCGCGATGAGAAAATTGACTTCTCACAATATCGTACTTATGGGTGGCTACCACCTGTAGACTCACTATCAAAGTCATATTTTGATAATGATATTGCCCGCACAAATATTTTAGATGCAAGTAATAGCGAACTAAATGCAAAAGGACTTACCTACAGTAAGGACAATCCAGATTTGTTGTTTCGCTATATAACAATTGTCAATAACAAAAGCCGTTTGGTATACGGTACTTCTTACGCGTGGGGTGGTCCTTGGAACTGGTACAGACCTTGGTTTTCACCTTACTACGGATATGCGAGCTACCCTGTTGCTAAAGAGCGCTACCGCTATGCTCACTTAATCGTAGAAGCCGTAGATCGTAAAACAAATAAAGTCGTATGGCAAGCACGTGGCTCAGGTGAAGTGAATAGTCCTGAAAAGGCAACGACGAATATTGCTAAAGTCGTGAAAGGAATATTCAAACAATACCCGACCTCTTCAAAAAAATAA
- a CDS encoding NAD+ synthase: MKIALAQLNYHIGNFSSNTSKIIAAIEKAKAQQAQIIVFSELAIGGYPAKDLLQNAAFLNNCHDSLTVIASHCQDILCIIGAPIPNTDSEGKALYNAAVCLENGKIIHVSKKGLLPDYDVFDEYRYFEPNRQFTCLTYKNTKIALTICEDLWDDDQGNNSYVGDPMQELLQENPDLLINIAASPFSYSHYQDRLAVLRSQVAKAQRPLIYVNQVGAHMDIIFDGRSLAMDENGAICCELKKFEEDLQIVDYSNQTIQSTITYTAPQDLEIALIHEALLLGLRDYFRKSGFKKAVLGLSGGLDSALVAALACEALGAENVLAILLPSIYSSDHSIQDALDLVKNTNCAHHIIPIKDITQAFETTLAPFFEGQQPGIAEENIQARTRGTLLMAISNKFGHIVLNTSNKSEAAVGYGTLYGDMAGSISVIGDVYKSKAYELARYINRNQEIIPVNTIDKAPSAELRPDQKDSDSLPPYDLLDQILFQYIEKQKSKEEIIALGFDESTVERITKLVNNAEFKRFQAPPILRISPKAFGPGRSMPLVAVYQ; encoded by the coding sequence ATGAAAATAGCTTTAGCACAGTTAAACTATCATATCGGTAATTTCAGTTCCAATACTTCAAAAATTATTGCTGCTATTGAAAAGGCAAAAGCACAACAAGCTCAGATTATTGTTTTTTCGGAATTAGCAATTGGAGGATATCCTGCAAAAGATTTGTTGCAAAACGCAGCATTTTTAAATAACTGCCATGATTCTTTAACTGTTATCGCCTCGCATTGTCAAGATATTTTATGCATTATCGGAGCTCCTATACCCAATACCGATTCTGAAGGGAAAGCACTCTATAATGCTGCCGTTTGTTTGGAAAATGGTAAAATTATCCATGTCAGTAAAAAAGGGCTTTTACCAGACTACGATGTTTTTGATGAATATCGTTATTTTGAACCCAATCGTCAATTCACTTGTTTGACGTATAAAAATACAAAAATAGCATTGACCATCTGTGAAGACTTGTGGGATGATGACCAAGGGAATAATTCATATGTAGGTGATCCTATGCAGGAGCTACTCCAAGAAAATCCCGATCTATTGATCAACATTGCTGCCTCACCATTTTCATATAGCCATTATCAAGATCGACTTGCCGTTTTAAGATCGCAGGTAGCCAAAGCTCAACGTCCACTGATTTATGTCAACCAAGTTGGCGCTCATATGGATATCATTTTTGATGGAAGATCATTGGCTATGGATGAAAACGGAGCAATTTGTTGTGAATTAAAAAAGTTTGAAGAAGATTTGCAGATCGTAGATTACAGCAATCAAACCATACAATCGACGATAACATATACCGCACCTCAAGATCTAGAAATAGCACTGATCCATGAAGCGCTATTATTAGGACTTCGCGATTATTTTCGTAAATCAGGTTTTAAGAAAGCGGTATTAGGTCTTTCTGGTGGTTTAGATTCTGCTTTAGTAGCGGCACTTGCTTGCGAAGCATTGGGAGCTGAAAATGTATTAGCAATATTACTTCCATCAATCTATTCTTCTGACCACTCCATTCAAGATGCATTAGATCTCGTTAAAAACACGAATTGTGCACATCATATAATTCCGATCAAAGATATTACGCAAGCTTTCGAAACGACTTTAGCTCCGTTTTTTGAAGGACAGCAACCCGGTATAGCAGAAGAAAATATTCAGGCCCGAACAAGAGGTACATTGCTGATGGCGATTTCAAATAAATTTGGACACATTGTTTTGAATACATCCAATAAAAGTGAGGCGGCTGTTGGATATGGCACTTTGTACGGAGATATGGCGGGATCCATTTCTGTCATCGGGGATGTATATAAATCTAAAGCCTATGAACTTGCGCGTTATATCAATCGCAATCAAGAAATAATTCCTGTCAATACAATCGATAAAGCGCCATCTGCAGAACTGAGACCTGACCAAAAAGATTCAGACTCATTGCCGCCCTATGATTTACTCGATCAAATACTCTTTCAATACATTGAGAAACAGAAATCAAAGGAAGAAATAATCGCATTGGGATTTGATGAAAGTACAGTAGAAAGAATCACCAAATTGGTCAATAATGCAGAATTTAAACGGTTTCAAGCCCCTCCCATTTTGCGTATAAGTCCTAAAGCTTTTGGTCCTGGTCGTTCTATGCCACTGGTTGCTGTTTATCAATAA
- a CDS encoding FKBP-type peptidyl-prolyl cis-trans isomerase, translating into MKNFTKTLCAMLAMIIALASCSKSDDFSKLAEEQRIKDSIENERIQNILKTQAPQLKSFALKNFTNPKLDTAKGIWYDLITEGEDASYSYQFQSNGALVFPTAVTKYKVTLLNGENQGTLVDESKDGTPATFTLDRVIAAWQIAFFPKKMAFQGKEVNVGGLTIKGLKKGSKIKIVAPSYFGYDQTVKDKVPANSPLYSEIEVVSISN; encoded by the coding sequence ATGAAAAATTTTACAAAAACCCTTTGTGCAATGTTAGCTATGATTATTGCTTTAGCATCTTGCAGTAAATCAGATGACTTTTCAAAATTAGCTGAAGAACAAAGAATTAAAGATTCTATCGAAAATGAGAGAATTCAAAATATCCTTAAAACACAAGCTCCTCAATTAAAATCATTCGCACTGAAAAATTTCACTAATCCAAAATTAGATACAGCTAAAGGTATTTGGTACGATTTGATTACAGAAGGAGAAGACGCTTCTTACAGCTATCAGTTCCAATCTAATGGTGCTCTAGTATTCCCAACCGCAGTAACAAAATACAAAGTTACTTTGTTGAATGGAGAGAATCAGGGAACATTGGTGGATGAATCTAAAGATGGAACTCCTGCAACTTTTACATTAGATCGAGTTATTGCGGCTTGGCAAATTGCCTTCTTTCCTAAAAAGATGGCATTCCAAGGCAAAGAGGTCAACGTAGGAGGATTAACAATTAAAGGCTTAAAAAAAGGAAGTAAAATTAAAATTGTAGCACCTTCTTATTTTGGATATGATCAAACTGTAAAGGATAAAGTACCTGCAAATTCACCTTTATATTCTGAAATTGAAGTTGTTTCAATTAGCAATTAA
- a CDS encoding M57 family metalloprotease: MINFKSFNRIIVMLITMFCFSNCSKQEVIIDESTLSNLSSIIHQLGYDTTGISYRGDTITVEGDIILYKSNLSNTTPRQASMFPRSYTAVRPIKYYIPPIITDEASIVSAMEAISSVERPPEFKVPPLASEYLSLGFTKVNTPAEADLIFVAFNEQSKTCGSADAPTVVPNLPIVAIAQLKIGKNIRLNLFHWNTLSSSQRKFLVAHELGHSLGLRHTNWRGSEPEYVYVGGLGVGAYSVPGTSNNSNNPDNNSVFNMNTCGNNWSGFTTADKKALWFVAGAVTSY; encoded by the coding sequence ATGATAAATTTTAAATCATTTAATCGAATTATAGTAATGTTAATTACTATGTTTTGTTTTTCAAATTGTTCTAAGCAAGAAGTTATCATTGATGAGTCAACTCTGTCAAATCTTTCATCAATTATTCATCAATTGGGTTATGATACTACAGGAATTAGCTACAGAGGTGATACTATTACAGTAGAAGGAGATATAATTTTGTATAAATCTAATTTAAGCAATACCACTCCTAGGCAAGCCTCGATGTTTCCTCGTTCCTATACTGCTGTTAGACCAATAAAATATTATATTCCACCAATTATAACAGATGAAGCATCAATCGTATCAGCAATGGAAGCGATTAGTAGTGTTGAGAGACCTCCAGAATTTAAAGTTCCTCCACTTGCTTCTGAGTATCTTAGCCTTGGCTTTACAAAGGTTAATACACCAGCTGAAGCAGATTTGATATTTGTGGCATTTAATGAGCAATCGAAGACTTGTGGTAGTGCTGATGCACCAACTGTTGTTCCTAATTTACCTATTGTAGCAATTGCTCAATTAAAAATTGGTAAAAACATAAGATTAAATTTGTTTCACTGGAATACTCTAAGTTCATCTCAAAGAAAATTTTTAGTTGCTCATGAACTGGGACATAGTCTTGGTTTGCGGCATACTAATTGGAGGGGTAGTGAACCTGAATATGTTTATGTAGGAGGTCTTGGTGTAGGTGCATATAGTGTTCCTGGGACTTCTAATAACTCAAATAATCCTGATAATAATTCAGTTTTTAATATGAATACTTGTGGAAATAATTGGTCTGGATTCACAACAGCCGATAAAAAAGCATTATGGTTTGTCGCGGGAGCAGTTACATCTTACTAA